A window of Eubacteriaceae bacterium ES3 contains these coding sequences:
- a CDS encoding ABC transporter substrate binding protein, whose product MRNVLKNFNLQTVLKLFSIQIILAICFLNFTKCVYAEEDNPRILFLSSYSESFESDPPKVEGARFIFQDKYDMDFEFMDSKRFETLENRELFYQLLKYKLSNVPTYDAVIVSDDYALQFVMDYQDELFINIPIIFIAINDKQRAEEAAARENIAGVWEETSLTENIDLARKFNPDATKVMAIVDSTLTGQGDQKQFEEAMLEFPDLQAELLNVSNYDINEVAEMLDKLEDDTILLFLSMNQTKDGVYIALDDQIEFLKEHTNIPVYRASLGGVGQGLFGGKLIDYYGFGELGAKLVIEVLNGKSIDSIDLIRETPYYYTFDYELVKKYGINEELIPADAVLVNKEERLIEKYRDLFITIGIILVFLSLVSVILIIDNLKRRKAERDLKEKNLELKKFYKNLSKTEEELRFQYEIVQEHANKMYILNQKFKIATESTNSAVWEMNIESKQVMISESFGLIFDQRVKTHCGYDQFFGQVLCKSDKIKLDEEICRYLSGGSKEINLQVCMNNKNWMLVKGKGVYDQDDHYTDIHGLLIDSTKIKEQEAYIEYLAAHDYLTNLPNRHQFLNRLNQALKDNVSGAVILFDVDNFKSINDSLGHVYGDLLLKSIAERLRYFQNESVMVARFGGDEFLVLYLGSENCSEISKFAETIRSVFKEGVVIDGVESYFSISMGITCFPRDSRNINQLIMNADTAMYKIKRNGKNDLIFFHENMNQEMKDKHDTEIILREAIKNDGFKLLYQPQISSESGEIISFEALIRLKNYQIRPDIFIGVAEETGLIVEIGRWVAKETVNQMKIWQEKGFSSKAVAINFSIKQLRDSGYIDYLNQMLSERSLDPSLIEIEITENILLENNSDTFDFLNELKNSGFRIALDDFGTGYASFNYLTYIPVDKVKLDKSINDKFLKHENSAVIESLINLVHSLKLEITAEGIETWDKYAKLRASNCDYIQGYLFSRPLEPEKIEEIYNKNMIELFLENSIN is encoded by the coding sequence ATGAGAAATGTGTTGAAAAATTTTAATCTTCAGACAGTATTGAAATTATTTTCTATACAAATAATACTTGCGATCTGTTTTCTCAATTTCACTAAATGTGTTTATGCCGAGGAGGATAATCCGAGAATTCTATTCTTATCATCGTACTCAGAATCATTTGAAAGTGATCCACCCAAAGTAGAAGGGGCTCGTTTTATTTTTCAGGATAAATATGATATGGATTTTGAGTTTATGGACTCCAAGCGTTTTGAAACCCTGGAAAATAGAGAACTTTTTTATCAATTACTTAAATATAAATTATCCAATGTACCAACATATGATGCTGTTATTGTTTCTGATGATTACGCTCTTCAGTTTGTTATGGATTATCAGGATGAACTTTTTATCAATATTCCAATTATATTTATTGCAATTAATGATAAACAACGAGCAGAGGAGGCTGCTGCCAGAGAAAATATTGCAGGCGTTTGGGAAGAAACCTCATTAACCGAAAATATTGACTTGGCAAGAAAATTTAATCCCGATGCGACAAAAGTAATGGCTATTGTAGATTCTACTTTAACTGGTCAAGGAGATCAAAAACAGTTTGAAGAGGCAATGCTTGAATTTCCTGATTTACAAGCGGAGTTATTGAATGTATCCAATTATGATATTAATGAAGTAGCTGAGATGCTTGATAAACTTGAAGATGATACGATCCTACTTTTTTTGAGTATGAATCAGACGAAAGATGGCGTTTATATAGCCCTTGATGACCAAATAGAATTTTTAAAAGAACATACTAATATTCCTGTGTATCGGGCATCACTAGGGGGAGTTGGTCAAGGTTTATTTGGCGGAAAACTCATAGATTACTATGGATTCGGTGAACTAGGAGCAAAACTAGTGATTGAGGTTTTAAATGGGAAGTCCATTGATTCCATTGATTTAATTAGAGAAACCCCATATTATTATACTTTTGACTATGAATTGGTAAAAAAATATGGAATTAACGAAGAGCTTATACCAGCTGATGCTGTACTGGTTAATAAAGAAGAGCGTTTGATAGAAAAATACCGAGATTTGTTTATAACAATTGGAATTATCCTGGTTTTTTTAAGTTTAGTTTCTGTGATTTTAATTATTGATAACTTGAAAAGGAGAAAAGCGGAAAGAGACTTAAAAGAAAAAAATCTGGAACTAAAAAAGTTTTATAAAAATCTGTCAAAGACTGAAGAGGAACTTAGATTTCAGTATGAAATTGTTCAAGAACATGCAAACAAAATGTATATTCTTAATCAGAAATTTAAAATTGCGACTGAAAGTACAAATAGTGCAGTCTGGGAAATGAATATTGAATCAAAACAGGTGATGATTTCAGAAAGTTTCGGTTTGATATTTGATCAAAGGGTTAAAACACATTGCGGCTATGATCAGTTTTTTGGGCAGGTGCTTTGTAAATCGGATAAGATTAAGCTTGATGAAGAAATTTGCCGTTATTTAAGTGGTGGATCTAAGGAAATCAATCTTCAAGTGTGTATGAATAATAAAAACTGGATGTTGGTCAAAGGAAAAGGTGTTTATGATCAAGATGATCATTATACAGATATCCATGGTCTGTTGATCGACAGTACAAAGATAAAAGAGCAAGAAGCTTATATTGAATACCTTGCAGCCCATGATTATCTGACAAATTTGCCAAATCGTCATCAGTTTCTTAACCGTCTCAATCAGGCGCTTAAAGATAACGTTTCAGGTGCAGTTATTCTTTTTGATGTGGATAATTTTAAGAGCATTAATGACTCCTTAGGTCATGTATATGGCGATCTTCTTTTAAAGTCGATAGCTGAACGCTTACGTTATTTCCAAAATGAAAGCGTTATGGTTGCACGTTTTGGTGGTGATGAGTTTTTGGTCCTGTATTTGGGTTCTGAAAACTGCTCTGAAATCAGTAAATTTGCAGAGACAATACGTAGTGTTTTTAAGGAAGGTGTAGTAATTGATGGCGTAGAGAGCTATTTTAGTATTAGTATGGGAATCACCTGTTTTCCCAGGGACAGCAGAAATATTAATCAGCTAATTATGAATGCCGATACTGCTATGTATAAAATAAAGAGAAATGGTAAAAATGATTTGATTTTTTTCCATGAAAATATGAATCAGGAAATGAAAGATAAGCATGATACTGAAATTATTTTGCGGGAAGCGATTAAAAATGATGGATTTAAACTTCTTTATCAACCTCAGATATCTTCTGAAAGCGGAGAGATTATCAGTTTTGAAGCGTTGATTCGTTTAAAAAACTATCAAATTAGACCAGATATTTTTATTGGCGTGGCAGAAGAAACGGGTTTAATTGTTGAAATTGGTAGGTGGGTTGCAAAGGAAACTGTCAATCAGATGAAAATATGGCAAGAAAAGGGATTTTCAAGTAAGGCAGTAGCCATTAATTTCTCGATCAAACAATTAAGGGATAGCGGTTATATTGATTATCTTAATCAAATGCTGTCTGAGAGGAGCCTTGATCCTTCACTGATAGAAATAGAAATAACTGAAAACATACTGCTTGAAAATAATAGTGATACTTTTGACTTTCTAAATGAATTAAAAAATTCCGGCTTTCGGATTGCATTAGATGATTTTGGGACTGGTTACGCTTCATTTAATTATCTGACTTATATCCCAGTTGATAAGGTGAAATTGGATAAATCAATTAATGATAAATTCTTAAAACATGAAAACAGTGCCGTGATTGAAAGTCTGATCAACTTAGTACACAGTCTAAAGCTTGAGATTACTGCAGAAGGAATTGAAACCTGGGATAAGTATGCTAAGTTAAGAGCAAGCAATTGCGACTATATACAGGGTTATCTTTTCAGTCGCCCACTTGAACCTGAAAAAATTGAGGAAATATATAATAAGAACATGATTGAATTATTTTTAGAAAATAGTATTAATTAA
- a CDS encoding nucleotidyltransferase, producing the protein MKILGIVSEYNPFHLGHYYQLQESRKITGADGVIAIMSGSITQRGEFSLFNKWERARLALESGIDLVIELPVIYSGQSAETFATGAIHLLESSGVCTHLSFGSESGNLNDLLTLSDLLAHETHNFKIKLKSFLDLGYSFAKARELSVEQLLGLHYSEHLKKPNNILAIEYLKALKRSNSKIQPVTIQRRGADYHSLEDSSILSATGVRKIISDYQSHQNLDTILNALDKKLPYQTDLLIPMIENINFSGNQKLLDLLRYTILGESVSSLRQFPYVSEGLEHKIRDAIKIAPSLNDLINDVVSKRIPQTRVQRIFTNRLMNLTKSDLANLKNTKPYLRVLGFNRTGQVILKSIKQKEQAPLINNLRKEINRLTVSQKSMLHFDICSTDLQNLLFEKKYCFHRDFFTNPLQL; encoded by the coding sequence ATGAAAATACTTGGAATTGTATCTGAATATAACCCCTTTCATTTGGGACATTATTATCAGCTTCAGGAGTCACGAAAAATAACCGGTGCTGATGGAGTTATCGCTATTATGAGTGGCAGCATTACACAACGCGGCGAATTTTCTCTTTTTAACAAATGGGAAAGAGCACGTCTGGCCCTTGAATCAGGCATCGATCTTGTAATCGAACTACCAGTCATATACTCTGGACAATCTGCTGAAACCTTTGCTACAGGGGCTATCCATCTTTTGGAATCGAGTGGAGTCTGCACTCATTTAAGCTTTGGCTCTGAATCCGGTAATTTGAATGACCTACTGACGTTGTCCGATCTGCTTGCGCATGAGACGCATAATTTTAAAATAAAACTGAAGTCTTTTCTTGATCTGGGTTATTCATTTGCAAAAGCCCGCGAGCTTTCCGTTGAACAGTTACTGGGATTACACTATTCTGAACATCTTAAAAAGCCAAATAATATCCTGGCCATTGAATATCTTAAAGCACTTAAACGCTCTAACAGCAAGATACAACCTGTTACCATACAACGAAGAGGTGCAGATTATCATAGCCTGGAGGATTCAAGTATTTTAAGTGCAACAGGGGTGCGGAAAATAATTTCGGACTATCAGTCTCATCAAAATCTTGACACAATTCTAAATGCGCTTGACAAAAAACTTCCTTATCAAACCGATTTACTAATTCCAATGATTGAAAACATTAATTTTTCAGGGAATCAGAAACTGCTTGACCTGCTGAGATACACGATCTTAGGTGAAAGTGTCAGTTCCCTTAGACAATTTCCATATGTGTCAGAAGGGCTTGAGCATAAGATTAGAGATGCCATTAAAATAGCCCCCTCACTTAATGATTTGATTAATGATGTCGTTTCAAAACGAATCCCCCAAACCAGAGTTCAGAGAATTTTCACCAATCGTCTTATGAATTTAACAAAATCTGATTTAGCTAATCTTAAGAATACAAAACCATATTTGCGTGTTCTTGGTTTTAACCGGACTGGACAAGTCATTTTAAAAAGTATCAAACAAAAAGAGCAGGCACCACTAATAAATAATCTGCGCAAAGAAATTAATCGTTTAACGGTATCACAAAAATCAATGCTTCACTTTGATATCTGTTCAACAGATTTACAAAACTTGCTCTTTGAAAAAAAATACTGTTTTCACCGTGATTTTTTCACCAATCCACTGCAATTATAA
- a CDS encoding chemotaxis protein CheW, whose product MIIYKNRDFIPHMQDVMDCDKGISELNDQWDNIKLLCEINCPIQSKNVLPNMANIQSSFYSLQQELIDALVSEKLKKMEQKIVFKAQVAIDILIRNLYERTADIGFLATDDDIRNFVKNDNRDEYSLNHIRNRLREYVKNYSVYEEIIILDQNNQVIANLDDSNPILNQTISDPIIEETLSTSELYVESFAKSALQPLRNKSHVFSSRIYDTNSQHTIGVICLCFRFEDEMNTIFEKLTADSDGSALLIIDDHNRVIASSDQSHVPIGFKVEAVDPGIQGIQIHHGISYITKTVKSNGYQDYFGLGWRGHVMLPLNVACREKTDLGQIDDNTAQNLISMAESFSEQLNEIIEKTVTINSSLRRIVYNGQIIARDESLHEEYTRLKPLLRAIGRIGTKTSNLFQTSVTDLFSTVVSSSLSESGFLASLCIDIMDRNLYERANDCRWWALDSTFRRIMSKESVSESDKNTLTDILSYINSLYTVYTNLFLFDKSGTIIAVSNPKRVGDIGKTLNDSYIKNILSNNHSERYFVSPFERTDLYDNLPTYIYGASITDIDHPSQTVGGIGIVFDSEFQFKQILLESVDSEKTFAVFTDRHKTIIASTHPNYQTGTTLQLKENFFNVDNGETVSELVSLDSCYAAIGCACSSGYREYKTSDGYQNDVLAIVIDRLADCHSGIQSNHKEIEIEQADINYVMNNETIKLATFVINDQMFGLDQSVVLEALDTNRIVSMPGVSGPIKGAVEYEGNFIAVVNLDILFNNSERNLDTSSLLVLQLSETETVALQVDKLNNVLEINLDQIKPVGVSSSITGVFPLGDGSFKTILVMDHQVLLEKLTGHELAEDFLTNLPLLQKTDA is encoded by the coding sequence ATGATTATCTATAAGAATAGAGACTTTATTCCCCATATGCAGGATGTCATGGATTGCGACAAGGGCATTTCTGAACTAAATGATCAATGGGATAATATTAAACTGCTTTGTGAAATCAACTGTCCGATCCAATCCAAAAACGTGCTCCCCAATATGGCTAATATTCAAAGTAGCTTTTATAGCCTGCAACAGGAACTAATTGATGCGCTGGTTTCTGAAAAACTAAAAAAAATGGAACAAAAAATTGTTTTTAAAGCCCAGGTGGCCATCGATATCCTAATTAGAAATCTTTATGAGCGAACCGCTGATATCGGATTTTTAGCAACTGATGATGATATAAGAAATTTTGTTAAAAATGACAATCGCGATGAGTACAGCCTGAATCATATCCGTAATCGTTTAAGGGAATATGTGAAAAATTATTCGGTATATGAAGAGATCATCATCCTCGATCAAAACAATCAAGTCATCGCCAACTTAGATGATTCAAACCCTATTCTTAATCAGACCATCAGTGACCCAATTATCGAAGAAACACTTTCTACCTCTGAACTTTATGTAGAATCCTTCGCAAAATCAGCCTTGCAACCTCTTCGAAATAAATCTCATGTTTTTAGCAGCCGAATTTATGATACTAACTCACAGCATACTATCGGTGTGATTTGTCTTTGCTTCCGTTTCGAAGATGAAATGAATACAATTTTTGAAAAGCTGACCGCTGATTCGGATGGATCTGCACTGTTAATAATCGATGATCATAATCGAGTTATTGCCAGCAGCGATCAATCTCATGTCCCAATTGGCTTTAAAGTTGAAGCTGTTGACCCTGGTATTCAGGGGATTCAGATTCACCATGGTATTTCTTATATCACAAAGACCGTTAAATCTAACGGTTATCAGGACTATTTCGGTTTAGGATGGCGAGGACATGTTATGCTCCCCCTCAATGTTGCCTGCCGTGAAAAAACTGATCTAGGCCAAATTGATGACAATACGGCCCAAAACCTTATTTCTATGGCTGAATCATTCTCAGAACAGCTTAATGAAATTATTGAAAAAACAGTCACAATTAACAGCTCCCTACGGCGAATTGTCTACAACGGTCAAATCATTGCCCGAGATGAAAGTCTGCATGAAGAATATACCAGACTCAAACCCCTTTTGAGAGCAATCGGTAGAATAGGCACCAAAACCAGCAATCTGTTTCAAACTTCTGTCACAGATCTTTTTTCAACAGTCGTCTCCAGCAGTCTGAGTGAATCGGGTTTTCTCGCTTCGCTTTGTATCGACATTATGGACCGAAATCTTTACGAACGGGCAAATGATTGTCGCTGGTGGGCGCTCGATTCCACTTTTCGACGAATTATGTCAAAAGAATCAGTTTCAGAATCCGATAAAAATACCTTGACCGATATCCTGTCCTACATCAACAGCCTTTATACCGTTTATACTAATCTGTTTTTATTCGATAAGTCAGGCACAATAATCGCCGTTTCTAACCCTAAGCGAGTCGGTGACATTGGTAAAACTCTGAATGATTCCTATATAAAGAACATCCTGTCGAACAATCATTCTGAACGATATTTTGTTTCCCCATTTGAGCGAACCGACCTTTATGATAATCTGCCTACTTATATTTACGGGGCCTCGATTACCGATATTGACCATCCTTCCCAGACTGTTGGTGGAATTGGCATCGTTTTTGACAGCGAATTTCAATTTAAACAAATCTTACTGGAATCTGTTGATAGTGAAAAAACTTTTGCTGTTTTCACTGATCGTCACAAAACAATCATCGCTTCGACCCACCCAAACTATCAGACTGGCACCACCTTGCAATTAAAAGAGAATTTTTTCAATGTCGATAACGGGGAAACCGTTTCTGAACTAGTTTCTCTCGACAGCTGTTACGCTGCTATAGGATGTGCCTGTTCTTCAGGTTACAGGGAATATAAAACAAGCGATGGCTATCAAAATGATGTACTGGCGATTGTTATTGATCGACTTGCTGATTGTCATTCTGGTATTCAATCAAATCATAAGGAAATTGAAATCGAGCAGGCCGATATTAATTATGTTATGAACAATGAAACCATTAAACTGGCAACATTCGTTATTAACGATCAAATGTTTGGTCTGGATCAGTCTGTAGTCCTTGAAGCCCTTGATACTAATCGTATCGTTTCAATGCCAGGGGTATCAGGACCGATAAAGGGCGCTGTCGAGTATGAAGGTAATTTTATTGCCGTAGTTAATTTGGATATTCTATTTAATAACTCAGAGCGTAACCTCGATACCTCCAGTCTGTTAGTCCTGCAGTTATCAGAAACCGAAACTGTCGCCCTGCAAGTAGATAAACTTAATAATGTTCTGGAAATCAACCTGGATCAGATTAAACCGGTTGGAGTCTCTTCTTCAATTACAGGTGTTTTCCCACTTGGAGACGGTTCTTTCAAAACCATCCTTGTCATGGACCACCAGGTTTTACTTGAAAAACTGACCGGTCATGAATTGGCTGAAGATTTTTTAACTAATCTTCCCCTCCTTCAAAAAACTGATGCCTAA
- a CDS encoding RNA polymerase sigma factor, protein MSQVQEISDDALIQEFLKSGNSAKFEPLVRRYEKFATVYAYSLLENEFDAQDAVAESFLKAFTKIHQYRFGSSFKNWFLKIVHNTCYDLMRKQKNYIYLDDEELGEAIKSDESLSYNNIDSLDFNEMKKILFKLSPDLRAVILLRYYYDWDYQKICKFLDIPIGTLSSRLNRACKKLKSYMEEQNG, encoded by the coding sequence GTGTCGCAAGTACAAGAAATCAGCGATGATGCTTTAATACAGGAATTTTTGAAAAGCGGAAATTCTGCTAAATTTGAACCATTAGTTAGGCGCTACGAAAAATTTGCAACTGTATATGCCTATTCTCTACTGGAAAATGAATTTGATGCCCAGGATGCAGTTGCGGAAAGCTTTTTAAAAGCCTTTACAAAAATTCATCAATATCGCTTTGGCAGCAGTTTTAAAAACTGGTTTTTAAAAATTGTTCATAATACCTGTTATGACTTAATGCGGAAGCAAAAAAATTATATTTACCTGGATGATGAAGAATTGGGGGAGGCAATAAAAAGTGATGAGTCGCTTTCTTACAACAATATTGATAGTTTGGATTTTAATGAAATGAAAAAGATACTTTTCAAACTTTCACCTGATTTAAGGGCAGTCATTTTATTGCGCTATTACTATGATTGGGATTATCAGAAAATATGTAAATTTTTAGATATTCCCATAGGTACTCTATCGTCAAGATTAAATCGGGCCTGTAAAAAATTAAAATCTTATATGGAGGAACAAAATGGATGA
- a CDS encoding carboxylesterase family protein, with protein sequence MGIKRRNVASYKGIPYAQPPVLERRFKAPEPHPPWQELRPCFEAGNSSIQMGGITIDSPSSYRMDGKSEDCLYLNIWTPAQSETDQLPVYVFIHGGAFATGSGSEIMYDGHLLSQQGIIVVTINYRLGALGFLATHGLYEESGFAGNYGILDQIQALKWVQENISSFGGDPQKVTVGGQSAGAYSVTALLLSKAATGLFHQAIVESGSIFSISAFARLNRGNLKKSLDNGTLLLKTLGIQDNINDLPALRKVPDDLLAACSMVKSDQSTAPSAFSFWPVFDGCVLPENPVETLRQGNVNKVKLLIGYNTDESSLFIKSHTNAGIYKMLCYQIFGPEKAKAVLDYFSIDDNNTPLDRTKEIYTYSAFLIGMTMLSKKYSELGQSVYFYNFDYDPTILKFLGLNSAHGMELPFVFGNGISQRRTSRISNLSWIMQNSWVNFIKNGNPNFSNDYKGKVTWPAFNFKNPEIMIFDKKTKIAELPNQKDLEFLENIMF encoded by the coding sequence ATGGGGATAAAGCGCCGTAATGTCGCTAGTTACAAAGGCATCCCCTATGCGCAACCCCCGGTACTGGAGCGTCGTTTCAAGGCTCCCGAACCGCATCCGCCCTGGCAGGAATTACGACCCTGCTTTGAAGCAGGCAACAGTTCTATACAAATGGGCGGTATTACCATTGACAGCCCTTCATCATATCGAATGGATGGGAAAAGTGAAGACTGCCTCTATTTAAATATCTGGACACCAGCTCAATCAGAAACTGATCAGCTGCCTGTTTATGTTTTTATTCACGGTGGCGCTTTTGCTACCGGTTCAGGATCTGAAATCATGTATGATGGTCATCTGCTTTCTCAGCAGGGCATTATAGTCGTTACCATCAACTACCGCTTAGGAGCTCTTGGTTTTCTGGCAACCCATGGACTGTACGAAGAATCCGGATTTGCTGGAAATTATGGAATTCTTGATCAAATTCAAGCTTTAAAATGGGTACAGGAAAATATTTCTTCTTTTGGAGGAGATCCCCAAAAGGTAACTGTCGGCGGACAATCAGCAGGTGCCTATAGTGTCACTGCGTTGCTGCTCTCTAAAGCCGCTACTGGACTCTTTCATCAAGCCATTGTTGAAAGTGGCTCTATTTTTTCTATTTCAGCATTTGCAAGACTTAACCGGGGCAATTTAAAAAAATCTCTCGATAATGGCACGCTCCTTCTAAAAACTCTTGGAATCCAGGATAACATCAATGATCTCCCGGCACTAAGAAAGGTACCCGACGATCTGCTGGCAGCCTGTTCGATGGTAAAATCTGATCAATCAACCGCACCTTCGGCTTTTAGTTTCTGGCCAGTCTTTGATGGATGTGTTCTTCCTGAAAACCCTGTTGAGACTTTGCGTCAAGGAAATGTCAACAAAGTAAAACTACTGATTGGTTATAATACCGATGAATCCTCACTGTTTATAAAATCGCACACTAATGCCGGCATTTATAAGATGTTATGCTACCAGATCTTTGGACCGGAAAAAGCCAAAGCTGTTCTTGATTATTTTTCAATCGATGATAATAACACCCCGTTAGATCGCACAAAAGAAATTTATACCTATTCTGCTTTTTTGATCGGTATGACCATGCTTTCGAAAAAATATTCTGAACTTGGTCAATCTGTCTACTTTTATAACTTTGATTATGATCCCACTATACTTAAATTTTTAGGCCTCAACTCGGCTCACGGAATGGAACTGCCCTTTGTTTTCGGTAATGGTATCAGCCAACGCCGGACATCCAGAATCAGCAATCTTTCTTGGATTATGCAGAATTCATGGGTAAACTTCATCAAAAACGGCAACCCTAATTTTTCAAATGATTACAAAGGAAAAGTCACCTGGCCGGCATTTAATTTTAAGAACCCCGAAATTATGATTTTTGACAAAAAAACTAAAATAGCTGAACTTCCAAATCAAAAAGATCTTGAATTCCTTGAAAATATTATGTTTTAG
- a CDS encoding DUF1002 domain-containing protein, with amino-acid sequence MKRNILMSGLALVLSAMFAMPIFADAKSACVAIGADNTESQLETVYDYFGIDQGDVEETVVTNADEREVLEGLVSLDKIGTLALSSVYVQETQSGGIEIESHNIDWVTDEMYEAALTTAGITNADVVVAAYTPVSGTGALTGIYKAYEVATGIELDEDAKSTAVEEVIVTGELQDMIGDDAVNIINSLKSEIAQTKNMNDDEIRQLIVETADKYDTELTDQQVEDILDLVNKFNALNMDPDTFLKLVEAGQQTEGFFDKVQGFFSNISNFFNGILS; translated from the coding sequence ATGAAAAGAAACATTTTAATGTCAGGATTAGCTTTAGTATTAAGCGCAATGTTTGCAATGCCGATTTTTGCTGATGCGAAAAGTGCGTGTGTCGCAATTGGTGCAGATAATACAGAATCACAACTGGAAACAGTCTATGATTATTTTGGTATTGACCAGGGTGATGTTGAGGAGACAGTTGTTACAAACGCAGATGAACGAGAAGTTCTTGAAGGACTGGTTTCATTGGATAAAATTGGTACTTTAGCCTTATCAAGTGTTTATGTTCAGGAAACTCAATCTGGTGGGATTGAAATTGAATCTCATAATATTGATTGGGTAACAGATGAAATGTATGAAGCAGCTTTGACAACAGCGGGAATCACTAATGCAGATGTAGTGGTGGCTGCTTATACACCTGTTTCGGGAACAGGTGCCTTGACAGGGATATATAAAGCTTATGAAGTGGCAACAGGTATTGAGCTTGATGAAGATGCAAAATCGACAGCAGTTGAAGAGGTAATTGTTACAGGTGAACTACAGGATATGATTGGTGATGACGCTGTAAATATTATTAATTCATTAAAATCAGAGATTGCACAGACAAAAAACATGAATGATGATGAAATTCGTCAATTGATTGTTGAAACAGCTGATAAGTATGATACAGAATTGACTGATCAACAGGTCGAAGATATTCTTGATTTAGTCAACAAGTTTAATGCGCTGAATATGGATCCGGACACCTTTTTAAAACTGGTAGAAGCAGGTCAGCAGACAGAAGGCTTTTTTGATAAAGTCCAGGGATTCTTTTCAAATATCAGTAATTTTTTTAATGGTATATTAAGTTAA